One part of the Cottoperca gobio chromosome 14, fCotGob3.1, whole genome shotgun sequence genome encodes these proteins:
- the tpbgl gene encoding trophoblast glycoprotein-like translates to MSNGTELEITTLSLSYNGIRAIEPYAFLGLPRLHLLDLSHNQLEFISARAFHGLLELRSLYLNHSILPPATEQLSNALSTQSLRNLHRLELAGNMLKSIPLLRLDMHNLHALVLMNNSIESIGGENVTILYQQRRIRVYLSLNPFRCNCELEAFYYWLKNSSQCPDAGRLLCSEPEAKRGIAVEKLREEDVDCMNENLEAVSYVFLGIVLALIGVVFLMVLYLNRGGIKRWLNNIREACRDQMEVYHYRYEQDSDPRLANVAV, encoded by the coding sequence ATGAGCAACGGGACGGAGTTGGAGATTACGACACTCTCCCTGTCCTATAACGGGATACGGGCTATTGAACCTTACGCCTTCCTGGGACTCCCCCGATTGCATTTGCTGGATCTAAGCCACAATCAGTTGGAGTTTATCTCAGCCAGGGCTTTTCACGGGTTACTGGAGCTGCGCTCTCTTTACCTAAACCACTCTATTTTGCCCCCGGCCACGGAGCAGCTATCAAATGCGCTTAGCACACAAAGTTTGCGCAACCTCCACAGACTGGAGTTGGCGGGAAACATGCTTAAATCTATTCCCCTGCTGCGATTAGATATGCATAATCTCCACGCGTTAGTGCTGATGAATAACTCAATAGAGAGCATAGGAGGGGAAAATGTAACCATTTTGTACCAGCAAAGGCGCATACGCGTCTACTTGTCTTTAAACCCGTTTAGGTGCAACTGTGAGCTGGAGGCGTTTTACTACTGGTTGAAGAACTCATCCCAGTGCCCGGATGCAGGGCGTCTCCTGTGCAGCGAGCCGGAGGCCAAAAGGGGGATTGCTGTGGAGAAGCTCCGGGAAGAGGACGTGGATTGTATGAACGAGAACCTCGAGGCGGTTTCATACGTGTTCCTCGGTATAGTGTTGGCTCTGATCGGGGTGGTGTTTCTCATGGTGCTGTATCTCAACCGGGGAGGCATCAAACGGTGGCTCAACAACATCAGAGAGGCGTGCCGAGACCAGATGGAGGTCTACCACTACCGCTATGAGCAGGACTCAGACCCGAGACTGGCCAATGTGGCAGTTTAA